In Nitrospirota bacterium, the following are encoded in one genomic region:
- a CDS encoding cytochrome C biogenesis protein ResB — protein sequence MIRPILDLLLSLRTAIWLFCGLIVLLFAGAVVMPAHQEFQSIHAAPLIDWMEAQPFGITWWLWVSILLLVVLTANTLFCSVDSIIKKRKITQWLLLISPQVVHIGFLFILLAHLLSSLGGFKGMAVAAEGTSLRVLDTAELHVRSIDLSIDPNGYLTDWSVSLEYRDGGAPVRQDRLLPNKPSLYKGLNIHVKDLQAFPYRAVLLEVSREPGAFWALIGGVLFMAGTIALIAVKLRRAEKSAGEPAGP from the coding sequence ATGATCAGGCCGATTCTAGACCTGCTCCTCTCTCTCAGGACCGCTATCTGGCTCTTCTGCGGCCTGATCGTGCTGCTCTTCGCCGGCGCCGTGGTTATGCCCGCGCACCAGGAGTTCCAGTCTATCCACGCGGCTCCGCTCATCGACTGGATGGAGGCGCAGCCCTTCGGGATTACATGGTGGCTCTGGGTATCGATCCTGCTTCTCGTCGTCCTGACCGCCAACACGCTCTTCTGCAGCGTCGATTCGATTATAAAGAAGAGAAAGATCACGCAGTGGCTGCTGCTCATATCGCCGCAGGTCGTCCATATAGGCTTTCTCTTCATCCTTCTTGCGCACCTGCTCAGCTCGCTGGGAGGGTTCAAAGGGATGGCCGTTGCCGCGGAAGGGACTTCGCTGCGGGTGCTCGATACGGCGGAGCTGCATGTCAGGAGCATAGACCTCTCCATCGATCCGAACGGCTACCTGACAGACTGGTCGGTCTCGTTGGAATACAGGGACGGCGGAGCTCCTGTCAGGCAGGACAGGCTGCTGCCCAACAAGCCTTCGCTCTACAAGGGCCTGAACATCCATGTGAAAGACCTGCAGGCCTTTCCCTACCGGGCGGTGCTGCTCGAAGTGAGCCGGGAGCCCGGGGCCTTCTGGGCGCTCATCGGCGGCGTCCTCTTCATGGCAGGGACTATCGCCCTCATCGCCGTGAAGCTGAGGCGCGCTGAAAAGAGCGCCGGTGAGCCGGCAGGACCGTAG